GATCGTCGCCGACGGCACCGACGATGCCGCGCGCAGGCTCCAGCGCGTACTGTGGAACGACCCCGGCACCGGCGTCATGCGCCACGCCGACGCAGGCTACGACATTGCCGTCGATTGCGCGCGCGAGCAGGGTCTCGACCTGCCGATGGTCGGCAAATGAAGCTCGATCCCGAGAACATTTCGTTAGGCCAGCTCCGCGATCTTTGGGCCGGTGCGGAAGCGCGCCTAGACGATGCGTCGTTGAGGCGCGTCGGAGATGCAGCAGCGTCGGTCGGCCGTATCGTTGCCGGCGGCGAGACCGTCTACGGCGTCAACACCGGTTTCGGCCTGCTCGCCAACACGCGCATTCCCGACGAGCGGTTAGCGGAGCTGCAGAGCAACCTCATCCTCTCGCACAGCGCCGGGCTCGGTGATCCACTTCCGCGGCACGTCGTCCGGCTGATGATCATCCTCAAGCTTCTCGGTCTGGGCCGCGGCCATTCTGGCGTCCGCACCGTTGTCATCGACGCGCTCCAGACGCTCGTCGACAAGGACGCGATGCCGGTCATCCCGTCGCAAGGCAGCGTCGGCGCCAGCGGCGACCTCGCGCCCCTCGCGCACCTGATATCCGCGCTCATGGGCTACGGCCGGATCGACCTCGCCGGGACCATTCTGCCGGCCACCGAGGTACTCAAGCGCATCGGCCTCGATCCGCTCGTGCTCGCGCCCAAGGAGGGTCTCGCCCTAATCAACGGCACGCAGGCCAGCACGGCTTTGGCACTCGACGCCCTTTTCAACGGCGAGCGCGTGTTTGCGGCCGCGATTGCCGCCGGCGCCCTGTCGGTCGATGCGCTGAAAGGAAGCGCCAAGCCGTTCGACCCCCGCATTTCCGAGCTTCGCGGTCAGCCCGGCCAGATCACGGTGGCCGCTGCCATCTCCAGCTTGCTCGACGGCAGCGAAATTCTGACCAGCCACGTCCAATGCACCCGCGTCCAGGATCCCTACAGCTTCCGCTGCCAGCCGCAGGTGATGGGCGCCGCGCTTGACCTGCTGCAGAACGCGGCACGAACGTTGACCATCGAAGCCGGCGCGGTCACCGACAATCCGATCCTCTTCCCCGATGACGATACCGCCATCTCCGGCGGCAATTTCCACGCCCAACCCGTCGCTTTCGCAGCCGACACCATCGCGATAGCGTTGTGTGAGGTCGGATCGATATCCGAGCGACGCATCAGCGTCCTCGTCGATCCGAAGATGAGCGGCCTGCCGGCGTTCCTGACACAGGACAGCGGCGTCAATTCAGGGTTGATGATCCCGCAGGTCACAGCCGCGGCCCTAGTCAGCGAGAACAAGTGCCTCGCTTTTCCGGCA
This portion of the Sphingomonas limnosediminicola genome encodes:
- the hutH gene encoding histidine ammonia-lyase; translation: MKLDPENISLGQLRDLWAGAEARLDDASLRRVGDAAASVGRIVAGGETVYGVNTGFGLLANTRIPDERLAELQSNLILSHSAGLGDPLPRHVVRLMIILKLLGLGRGHSGVRTVVIDALQTLVDKDAMPVIPSQGSVGASGDLAPLAHLISALMGYGRIDLAGTILPATEVLKRIGLDPLVLAPKEGLALINGTQASTALALDALFNGERVFAAAIAAGALSVDALKGSAKPFDPRISELRGQPGQITVAAAISSLLDGSEILTSHVQCTRVQDPYSFRCQPQVMGAALDLLQNAARTLTIEAGAVTDNPILFPDDDTAISGGNFHAQPVAFAADTIAIALCEVGSISERRISVLVDPKMSGLPAFLTQDSGVNSGLMIPQVTAAALVSENKCLAFPASVDSIPTSAGQEDHVSMAPIAARKAAQIARNAAGVIAVELMAGAEGIDYHAPLQTSPKLRNVHDKVRALSPYFTADRYWADEMAALQAAVLAGEFGTPVLG